Part of the Gemmatimonadaceae bacterium genome is shown below.
CCGGCAGATCGTCACCCAGATCGTCAAGCGCGGCGCGATGATCGTGCTCGTCGGCCTGCTCCTCACCGGCCTGCCGTACCACGAGTTCGTGATTCATCTGCCGTTCGGCGCGCAGTTCGACTCGGTCACGCCGCACCTGGGGTTAGGCCACTGGCGGCTGACGGGCGTCCTCCAGCGCATCGGCGTCGCTTATCTGTGCGGCGCGCTCATCACGCTGCGCACGTCCGTCAAACAGCAGGTGATGATCGTCGCCGCGCTGTTGTTAGGCTATTGGATGGCCATGACGCTCGTCCCGGTGCCCGGGCAGAACGCGATCGGCGCCCTCGTGCTCAATACCAAGGACGGGACGCTCAGTGCATGGCTCGACCGCACCGTCTTCGGCGTCAACCACTTGTGGGTCGGCTCGCACACGTGGGATCCGGAGGGAATTCTGTCCACGATCCCGGCGATCGGCACCTGCATCCTCGGCGTCATCGCCGGAAAATGGATCGCGAGCGATCGGCCGCTCCTGGAGCGCATCGTCGCGCTGTTCAGCGTCGGGGCGATGCTCATGGTCGCCGGTCTCGTCTGGAATTGGGTCTTCCCGATCAACAAGAACCTGTGGACCAGCTCCTTCGTGCTGTTCACCGCCGGCATGGGCGCCGTCACGCTCGCCACGTGCATGTGGTTGATCGATGTCCGGCACGTCCGCTGGTGGACGTGGCCCTTCATCATCTTCGGGCTCAATCCTCTGGCAGCCTACGTCGCCGAAGGATTTTTCTCGCGGATCATCTACACGCTCGTGCGAGTGCCGTCGGGCGGGACGATGATCCCGCTCGAGACGGCGATGTACGACCACTGGTTCGCGTCCTGGCTTCCGCCCCGCAATGCGTCGTTGCTCTTCGCCATCTGCTACGTCTTGCTGTTCTTGGGACTCATGTGGGAGTTGTACCGGCGACGCATCGTGATCAAGTTGTAGCCGTTGGATTGTTGGGCACGTGACGAAGGATCAGAACCGCTCGTGAAGGAGTAGGTCCAACCGGCAGGCCACCTGCCCCGCTCGTTCCGTAGAAACACCGAAAATACGACCGACCAGCCGCCGCGGCCCAACGCACCTGCGACGCGGCGTCATCATTGCCATATGCCCAACGCATCATCGTCGATGAACCGAATCGCTCGCAGCCGGTCTGCGCTCGCCGCCGCCATCGCGATTCTCGTGCTCGGCGTAGGCCGGGCGCGCGCACAGAGCGGTGCGAGTCCTGTGCTGGCGTCGACATCGGTGGCCGGCGCCGAAGCCGCGAGCGCGAGCCACTCCGCACGTGTGCGGCACCACCGCGTCCGCTCGACGCGAGCGGCGACGCTCCGCTACGAGAGCCCGGTCGGCGTTCCTGCGTTAGGCAATGACCTGGGCGCCATGCTCAATGCGCGCGTGCGCAGCGGACAGTGGGGAGCGCTCGTCATGTCGCTCACCCGTGGCGACACCCTCTATTCGTATCAGCCCGATGTCGAGCTGCAGCCCGCGTCCAACCTGAAGCTCTTCACCACCGCGTTGGCGCTCCAGGAGTACGGCGCCGACCACGAGTTCAGCACCGACGTCCTCCGCGCGGGAACCGTGAGCGCCGATGGCACGCTGCAGGGCGACCTGGTGCTGCGCGGCGACGGTGATCCGGGTATTTCCAAGCGCTACATTCAGGGCGGCGCGGCCGCGGCCATGGATGATCTCGCGAAAGCCGTTGTGGCAGCCGGAATCAAGCGCGT
Proteins encoded:
- a CDS encoding DUF5009 domain-containing protein translates to MTATIPRETVAPLGDATTRSPVARPQAARERLVSLDVFRGLTIAGMLLVNNPGTWSAIYPPLEHAEWNGWTPTDLIFPFFLFIVGITTHLSLTGRRRRGATDRQIVTQIVKRGAMIVLVGLLLTGLPYHEFVIHLPFGAQFDSVTPHLGLGHWRLTGVLQRIGVAYLCGALITLRTSVKQQVMIVAALLLGYWMAMTLVPVPGQNAIGALVLNTKDGTLSAWLDRTVFGVNHLWVGSHTWDPEGILSTIPAIGTCILGVIAGKWIASDRPLLERIVALFSVGAMLMVAGLVWNWVFPINKNLWTSSFVLFTAGMGAVTLATCMWLIDVRHVRWWTWPFIIFGLNPLAAYVAEGFFSRIIYTLVRVPSGGTMIPLETAMYDHWFASWLPPRNASLLFAICYVLLFLGLMWELYRRRIVIKL
- the dacB gene encoding D-alanyl-D-alanine carboxypeptidase/D-alanyl-D-alanine-endopeptidase, which gives rise to MNRIARSRSALAAAIAILVLGVGRARAQSGASPVLASTSVAGAEAASASHSARVRHHRVRSTRAATLRYESPVGVPALGNDLGAMLNARVRSGQWGALVMSLTRGDTLYSYQPDVELQPASNLKLFTTALALQEYGADHEFSTDVLRAGTVSADGTLQGDLVLRGDGDPGISKRYIQGGAAAAMDDLAKAVVAAGIKRVSGSLIADASAFDPQRIPEGWKTRYLQSGYAARVSALSCNENLATVTVVPGTGKQPAHVSVDPATDLPLSADVRTVAGRRARIMARSLPNGGMEVRGSIGAHAGVHSYQVVVEDPTAFTAGAFRRALENRGVQITGATKFATTPNDAIKVAGIASPPLSHLISAMNRESINHFAELLFRDAGRKAASD